One stretch of Natronobacterium gregoryi SP2 DNA includes these proteins:
- the ligA gene encoding ATP-dependent DNA ligase LigA — MEFATFADRAAAIEAEPADLAIIEHVQDLLADTDGDAESGEPRTIEIVARFVQGRVFPAWDSTTLDIGPSACYEAISRAAGRNVDTNDVEDRLADVGEIGEVAASYEFGGQQGLDAFGAGNGSGALTVREVYDDLVALAAAEGEGSEDRKIDALFGLFNRCSSDEARYLARLVLSEMRIGVGEGTVRDAIAAAFDIPQEHVERALQVSNDYGEVARVARDEGLDGLDAMALEVGRPVQAMLAQTGTVTDALEAWEEAAVEWKYDGARIQLHYDPDGLEEGDGTTRVFSRNMEDVTAALPEVVEFAEKTLAVPVILDGEVVAVDDAGDPLPFQEVLKRFRRKHDVAKAREDVAVRPVCFDCLHADGVDLLEEPLTTRHERLEVVLTGDGRPEDVAGLSLLWLTDDPDEIESIDAEALESGHEGIMLKNPESAYSPGRRGKNWRKRKPDVETLDCVVTGAEWGEGRRATFLGTFELSVRNETTGELETVGKVATGITDEQLAELTELLEPHIATEEGQEVEIEPAVVFEVGYEEIQSSPTYSSGYALRFPRFQAVRDDKAIEGADTLERVERLRS; from the coding sequence ATGGAGTTCGCCACGTTCGCCGACCGAGCCGCTGCGATCGAAGCCGAGCCTGCCGATCTGGCGATCATCGAACACGTGCAGGACCTCCTCGCGGACACCGACGGCGATGCGGAGTCCGGTGAGCCCCGGACCATCGAAATCGTCGCCCGGTTCGTCCAGGGACGGGTCTTCCCCGCGTGGGATTCGACGACGCTCGACATCGGGCCGAGCGCCTGTTACGAGGCGATCTCACGCGCGGCCGGGCGAAACGTAGACACGAATGACGTCGAGGATCGACTCGCCGACGTCGGCGAGATCGGTGAGGTGGCCGCGAGCTACGAGTTCGGCGGCCAACAGGGGCTGGACGCGTTCGGGGCTGGTAACGGAAGCGGCGCCCTCACCGTCCGCGAGGTCTACGACGACCTCGTCGCTCTCGCGGCTGCCGAAGGGGAAGGCAGCGAAGACCGGAAAATCGACGCCCTCTTCGGGCTCTTCAACCGGTGCTCGAGCGACGAAGCTCGGTACCTCGCCCGACTCGTCCTCTCGGAGATGCGCATCGGCGTCGGCGAAGGGACCGTCCGGGACGCCATCGCCGCGGCCTTCGACATCCCCCAGGAGCACGTCGAACGGGCACTGCAGGTCTCGAACGACTACGGCGAAGTCGCCCGCGTCGCCCGCGACGAGGGACTCGATGGACTGGACGCGATGGCCCTCGAAGTCGGCCGGCCCGTCCAGGCGATGCTCGCCCAAACGGGGACGGTGACGGACGCACTCGAGGCGTGGGAGGAAGCCGCAGTCGAGTGGAAGTACGACGGCGCTCGCATCCAGTTACACTACGATCCTGACGGACTCGAGGAGGGAGACGGGACGACGCGGGTCTTCTCGAGGAACATGGAAGACGTCACCGCCGCACTCCCGGAGGTCGTGGAATTCGCCGAGAAGACGCTCGCGGTCCCCGTGATCCTGGACGGCGAGGTCGTCGCGGTCGACGACGCCGGCGATCCACTCCCGTTTCAGGAGGTGCTCAAGCGGTTCCGCCGGAAACACGACGTCGCGAAGGCTCGCGAGGACGTCGCCGTTCGGCCGGTCTGCTTCGACTGCCTGCACGCCGACGGTGTGGACCTGCTCGAGGAGCCACTGACGACCAGACACGAACGACTCGAGGTCGTTCTCACCGGCGACGGACGACCCGAGGACGTTGCCGGACTCTCCCTGCTGTGGCTGACCGACGACCCCGACGAGATCGAGTCGATCGACGCGGAGGCGCTCGAGTCGGGTCACGAGGGGATCATGCTCAAAAACCCCGAGTCGGCGTACTCGCCGGGGCGGCGTGGCAAGAACTGGCGAAAGCGCAAACCCGACGTCGAGACGTTAGACTGCGTCGTCACGGGAGCCGAGTGGGGCGAAGGTCGACGAGCGACCTTCCTGGGCACGTTCGAACTCTCTGTCAGGAACGAGACGACGGGCGAACTAGAGACCGTCGGCAAGGTCGCGACCGGCATCACCGACGAGCAACTCGCCGAACTGACAGAGCTGCTCGAGCCCCACATCGCTACAGAGGAGGGACAAGAAGTCGAGATAGAGCCTGCGGTCGTCTTCGAGGTCGGCTACGAGGAGATCCAGTCCTCGCCGACGTACTCGTCGGGATACGCGCTTCGGTTTCCTCGCTTTCAGGCAGTTCGAGACGACAAGGCTATCGAGGGCGCGGACACGCTCGAGCGCGTCGAACGACTGCGATCCTAA
- a CDS encoding aldo/keto reductase has product MTTTEIPQPGFGTSGHEGETCTESVIEALETGYRHVDTAQMYDNEREVGRALADADVDREDVFLATKVHPSNLASDDVLETTEESLERLGVDQVDLLYVHWPMNAYDPEETLPAFDEVRDRGWTRHVGVSNFTVDLLEEAVDVLESPIAAHQVELHPRLQQDELVSVGLEHDIETVAYCPIAQGDVTAVETLQEIADDHDTTPVQIALAWHYDRDGVVPIPKATGDHVRENYAALEIDLTAGERERIADLDRGERLIDPDEAAWNR; this is encoded by the coding sequence ATGACCACGACTGAGATCCCACAGCCGGGCTTTGGCACGTCCGGCCACGAGGGCGAGACCTGCACCGAGTCGGTGATCGAGGCCCTCGAGACGGGGTATCGCCACGTCGACACCGCACAGATGTACGACAACGAACGGGAGGTCGGTCGTGCGTTGGCGGACGCCGATGTCGACCGCGAGGACGTCTTCCTCGCGACGAAGGTCCACCCCTCGAACCTCGCGTCCGACGACGTACTCGAGACGACCGAGGAGAGCCTCGAGCGACTCGGCGTCGATCAGGTCGACCTGCTGTATGTCCACTGGCCGATGAACGCCTACGACCCCGAAGAGACGTTGCCCGCGTTCGACGAGGTCCGCGACCGTGGCTGGACTCGCCACGTCGGCGTCAGCAACTTCACCGTCGACCTGCTCGAGGAGGCCGTCGACGTGCTGGAGTCGCCGATCGCCGCCCACCAGGTCGAACTCCACCCGCGCCTCCAGCAGGACGAACTCGTCTCGGTCGGACTGGAACACGACATCGAGACGGTCGCGTACTGCCCGATCGCACAGGGTGACGTCACAGCGGTCGAGACGCTCCAAGAGATCGCCGACGACCACGACACCACCCCCGTCCAGATCGCGCTCGCGTGGCACTACGACCGGGACGGCGTCGTCCCCATCCCGAAAGCGACCGGCGACCACGTCCGGGAAAACTACGCAGCCCTCGAGATCGATCTCACGGCGGGCGAGAGAGAGCGGATTGCCGACCTCGATCGCGGCGAGCGGCTGATCGATCCCGACGAGGCGGCCTGGAACCGGTAG
- a CDS encoding cytochrome ubiquinol oxidase subunit I yields the protein MLDPILAGRLQFGVATTIHIVFASLSIGLGPFLVYFVIQEIRTGTERYARLRRFFTKVFALGFVMGTVTGIPLGFLFGTNFAEFSTMAGEVIGGPLSFEVQMAFFLEAVFLGVLLFGRDRVADWFYALSAVLVALGAWISAFWILVVNSWMQTPRGFELVERGGTEVVQLTDPLAAFFNPRFPWMFVHMQTAALLSVALLVAGIAAYFVWRNRGGAAWRPTLKLAVGVVFVTSIFQVLHGDFYGRHVFETQPHKFAAMEAVFETTRGADLHIFAIPTSLESFTDPRAENLFTISIPYLASFLASGGDLATEVTGLNDFPYEAPPVAFVFWSFRFMVGLGIWFVVLGVWGAYRSYRGELFDADRYLQALVMSGPLGFVALILGWYVAEIGRQPWLIQDVLTTSAGSSAGLSGTEATLSLVGVTVAYVGMMVVFCLLVRRYVRSELGEEPATDDATGRSGVVAND from the coding sequence GTGCTCGACCCGATCCTAGCCGGCCGACTGCAGTTCGGCGTCGCGACGACGATTCACATCGTCTTCGCGTCGCTGTCGATCGGTCTCGGACCGTTTCTCGTCTACTTCGTGATCCAGGAGATCCGAACCGGCACGGAGCGGTACGCACGTCTCCGACGGTTCTTCACGAAGGTATTCGCACTCGGTTTCGTGATGGGGACGGTCACCGGCATTCCGCTCGGGTTCCTGTTCGGAACGAACTTCGCCGAGTTCTCGACGATGGCCGGCGAAGTGATCGGCGGACCGTTATCGTTCGAGGTCCAAATGGCGTTCTTCCTCGAGGCCGTATTCCTCGGTGTCTTGTTGTTCGGTCGGGACCGCGTCGCAGACTGGTTCTACGCGCTGTCAGCAGTGCTCGTCGCACTCGGTGCCTGGATCTCGGCGTTCTGGATTCTGGTCGTCAACTCCTGGATGCAGACGCCACGCGGGTTCGAACTCGTCGAACGCGGTGGCACCGAAGTCGTCCAGCTTACCGATCCACTCGCGGCGTTTTTCAACCCGCGATTCCCCTGGATGTTCGTCCACATGCAAACCGCCGCGTTGCTCTCGGTCGCGCTTCTGGTTGCCGGGATCGCCGCGTACTTCGTCTGGCGAAACCGTGGTGGGGCAGCCTGGCGACCGACGCTCAAACTGGCCGTCGGCGTGGTGTTTGTCACCTCGATCTTCCAGGTTCTGCACGGTGACTTCTACGGCCGTCACGTCTTCGAAACCCAGCCCCACAAGTTCGCCGCGATGGAGGCGGTCTTCGAGACGACCCGTGGGGCCGACCTGCACATTTTCGCGATTCCGACGAGTCTCGAGTCGTTTACCGACCCACGCGCCGAGAACCTGTTCACGATCAGCATTCCCTACCTGGCGTCGTTTCTCGCCAGCGGCGGCGATCTAGCGACCGAAGTGACTGGGCTGAACGACTTCCCATACGAGGCCCCGCCAGTCGCGTTCGTCTTCTGGTCGTTCCGATTCATGGTCGGCCTCGGCATCTGGTTCGTCGTGCTCGGCGTCTGGGGTGCCTACCGGTCGTACCGAGGCGAACTCTTCGACGCCGACCGCTATCTACAGGCACTCGTGATGTCTGGCCCGCTCGGGTTCGTCGCCCTGATTCTGGGCTGGTACGTCGCCGAGATCGGCCGCCAGCCCTGGCTCATCCAGGACGTGCTTACGACGTCCGCTGGGAGTTCGGCCGGGCTCTCGGGGACCGAAGCGACACTCTCACTCGTCGGCGTCACCGTCGCCTACGTCGGCATGATGGTGGTGTTCTGCCTACTCGTCAGACGCTACGTCCGCTCTGAACTCGGCGAAGAGCCCGCCACGGACGACGCGACAGGTCGGTCTGGGGTGGTCGCGAATGATTGA
- a CDS encoding putative RNA uridine N3 methyltransferase, producing MTVSVLVPSSLTREAEDKREATRKLGYVARAATIFGVDRLVVYPDRDGETGRFGDGFVSTVLRYAATPPYLRNEVWGMRDELEYVGVLPPLRATSQTGSESNGSGSTRQGIVTEVGPEGRVRVNCGLQHPISLNTPPDVEVAEGERVTIRISSRRPVRAKLVDCPLPGLSIERTDLSAALGREDAGVRIAASRFGEHLTVGRLETLAGRIEGDGMTVAFGAPERGLPDILGIEASAISSSDEGGDDGVEPTADPGFDLWLNTVPNQGSDVVRTEEALFATLAPLSLRE from the coding sequence ATGACCGTCAGCGTGCTCGTGCCGTCGTCGCTCACCCGGGAAGCCGAGGACAAACGCGAGGCAACTCGCAAACTCGGGTACGTCGCCCGTGCGGCGACGATCTTCGGGGTGGATCGCCTCGTCGTCTACCCAGATCGGGACGGCGAAACGGGGCGATTCGGCGATGGGTTCGTCAGTACCGTTTTGCGGTACGCCGCAACACCCCCCTACCTCCGCAACGAGGTGTGGGGGATGCGAGACGAACTGGAGTACGTCGGCGTCCTGCCGCCGCTCCGCGCCACGTCACAGACCGGCTCCGAATCGAACGGTTCGGGGTCGACAAGACAAGGGATCGTGACCGAGGTCGGACCTGAAGGGCGCGTCCGGGTCAATTGCGGCTTGCAACACCCGATCTCCCTCAACACACCTCCCGACGTGGAGGTCGCCGAGGGGGAGCGCGTGACCATCAGGATCTCTTCGCGACGACCGGTCCGGGCGAAACTCGTCGATTGCCCCCTTCCGGGGCTTTCGATCGAGCGGACGGACCTATCGGCAGCACTCGGCCGTGAGGATGCTGGCGTCCGTATTGCCGCCTCTCGATTCGGTGAGCACCTCACCGTCGGGCGGCTCGAGACGCTGGCCGGACGCATCGAGGGCGACGGGATGACCGTCGCCTTCGGCGCGCCCGAGAGAGGGCTGCCGGACATCCTCGGAATCGAGGCGTCTGCCATCTCCTCGAGCGACGAGGGGGGCGACGACGGAGTCGAACCCACAGCCGATCCGGGGTTCGACCTCTGGCTGAACACGGTTCCGAACCAGGGAAGCGACGTCGTGCGAACGGAGGAAGCTCTGTTCGCTACGCTCGCTCCCCTCTCACTCAGAGAGTGA
- a CDS encoding cytochrome d ubiquinol oxidase subunit II, with protein sequence MIDFPTEHYLLESLPELWFAFVFFAFGTYLLLDGFDFGIGILSADVDPAGRSTMLAAFGPVWKANEVWLVLFGTVLFASFPVVYSNLLSRLYLLVFAILGALALRALGSKLRAERDDDWWVRVCDRSFVAGSVLSPFLLGVLVANWWFGRETILTVPGIAVGLVFVALSTVLGAAYAAIKTRGRLQERVRTRGLQATVGYVALVAVTVAYAVVVEGGPTAPSPTAAGLAAVVTVVLAGAAVAAIRTGRDPEWFVAAAGMAVVLVGLVAWSMFPLVDPATGLAVRDAVVAPLALNVSSVFAATFVPIILAYFVVLYSVFRGPVEDGHSY encoded by the coding sequence ATGATTGACTTTCCGACCGAGCACTACCTGCTCGAGTCCCTCCCAGAGCTGTGGTTCGCGTTCGTCTTTTTCGCGTTCGGGACGTATCTGTTGCTCGACGGGTTCGACTTCGGCATCGGCATCCTCTCTGCCGACGTCGATCCGGCCGGCCGATCGACGATGCTTGCTGCGTTCGGGCCGGTCTGGAAGGCAAACGAGGTCTGGCTCGTCCTGTTCGGGACTGTCCTCTTTGCCTCGTTTCCGGTAGTGTATTCGAACCTGCTGTCGCGGCTGTACCTACTCGTGTTTGCGATCCTCGGTGCGCTCGCGCTCCGGGCGCTCGGGTCGAAACTTCGCGCCGAACGAGACGACGACTGGTGGGTTCGGGTCTGTGACCGCTCGTTCGTCGCCGGGAGCGTCCTGTCTCCGTTCCTGCTCGGCGTCCTCGTCGCAAACTGGTGGTTCGGCCGCGAGACGATTCTGACCGTTCCGGGAATCGCCGTCGGGCTCGTCTTCGTCGCCCTGTCGACCGTCCTCGGCGCAGCCTACGCCGCGATCAAGACGCGTGGTCGCCTGCAAGAACGGGTGCGCACCCGCGGGCTACAGGCGACGGTCGGCTACGTCGCCCTGGTCGCGGTGACGGTCGCCTACGCCGTCGTCGTCGAAGGCGGCCCCACCGCGCCGTCACCGACCGCAGCCGGGCTCGCAGCGGTCGTCACCGTCGTCTTAGCAGGGGCCGCAGTCGCCGCGATCAGAACCGGGCGAGACCCCGAGTGGTTCGTCGCAGCTGCCGGGATGGCCGTCGTGCTCGTAGGCCTCGTCGCGTGGTCGATGTTCCCACTCGTCGATCCAGCAACCGGTCTCGCCGTCCGCGACGCCGTGGTCGCCCCACTCGCGCTCAACGTGAGCTCGGTTTTCGCCGCGACGTTCGTCCCGATCATCCTGGCGTACTTCGTGGTGCTTTACTCGGTGTTTCGCGGCCCGGTCGAGGACGGCCACAGCTACTGA